The following proteins are encoded in a genomic region of Trypanosoma brucei gambiense DAL972 chromosome 8, complete sequence:
- a CDS encoding RNA-binding protein, putative has protein sequence MEDNLAAEIARIEAELEADRQQREKQQQQQQQQQQHQMSMQNMMPSFGVSAVPQPMQHQHQQSQQQSQQQMGVLHGQVSGSTSHAPGQPHHFSKDSDGRSIFVGNLPKGDNGGPTTTPEELAHLFADCGPILNCTLLRDRTTGELKGTAYVEFSTYTGMGKAIDTKNNTMFKGSTLIVC, from the coding sequence ATGGAAGACAATCTTGCGGCAGAAATTGCGCGAATAGAGGCGGAGTTGGAAGCGGACCGACAGCAGCgcgaaaaacaacaacaacaacaacagcagcagcagcagcatcaaaTGAGCATGCAAAACATGATGCCCAGCTTTGGTGTATCCGCAGTTCCACAACCAAtgcaacatcaacatcagcagtCACAACAACAGTCACAACAGCAAATGGGTGTATTGCATGGGCAAGTCAGTGGTTCAACATCACATGCGCCTGGTCAACCTCACCATTTCTCAAAGGATAGCGATGGGCGATCCATTTTTGTTGGAAATCTTCCTAAAGGTGATAATGGCGGACCCACAACCACGCCAGAGGAGTTGGCGCATTTATTTGCCGACTGTGGTCCCATCCTCAACTGTACGTTACTGCGCGATCGCACAACTGGTGAGTTGAAGGGCACGGCATATGTTGAATTTTCCACTTACACCGGAATGGGTAAAGCTATTGATACTAAAAACAACACCATGTTCAAGGGTAGTACTTTAATTGTATGTTGA
- a CDS encoding ICP, putative, with translation MSHNLFTEEDNNKTIRMVIGETFTIELESNPTTGYTWLRSGLAGTELSDCTFAIQSKFNNRAPHDNHKNHRRLLVGAGGTMVLEVKALKAGKHTLSLAYGRPWVGFNAAAKRYNIHVEATA, from the coding sequence ATGTCCCACAACCTATTTACTGAGgaagacaacaacaagacCATCCGTATGGTCATTGGTGAAACCTTCACAATTGAACTTGAGAGCAACCCAACCACCGGCTACACGTGGCTTCGTTCAGGTCTCGCCGGTACCGAACTCAGCGATTGCACCTTCGCCATCCAAAGCAAATTTAACAACCGTGCGCCTCATGATAACCACAAGAACCACAGACGCCTATTGGTTGGTGCGGGTGGCACGATGGTACTCGAAGTGAAAGCCCTTAAAGCTGGGAAGCACACGCTTTCACTCGCTTACGGACGCCCATGGGTTGGATTCAATGCCGCAGCCAAACGTTACAACATTCACGTCGAGGCCACCGCATAA
- a CDS encoding short-chain dehydrogenase, putative, with the protein MPFQLSRRLVVASVRQMRVRIPCSRCYCLYESCRSYRQTPSLFPPRKLSQAKQKPLFPGMYRTVRLFDGEHTYHYGRHTYTIMRESLTFAIIPLGCVAAYAATYFDPFAAVPLELQGAYLVFLLIGSRLYARGRSCRTVKDLTGRHAVVTGGTSGIGKETAARLAAAGADVTVLARSSSHAEAAITYIRRSAHCEGQVVQFTPLDLSDFLAVRDYCRRLRHTNTRLDILVNCAGVMHQRQVMSRCGDDEQLAVNLLGPYLLTEGLLPLIAESGGRIVNVSCSAHVAVRGNIVQTYLSGRGVWSPRVRGKFDGLEQYGLTKLGCIYHAQELASRSYHSTTKGNASFCPTDTSHPSLGSSAINKGSNLNLYHYKHNSGNRASNNNDSGDAGGDDEAGAPNYTTCVAVPGGVVTGIYRYVPLAATFRWFRWIYLLFMRSAREGSQTVVDCCLRDDIVNGGYYQNCRYAPSGLSAAACNIEERKNVLTWVRRKMQPYMQWDR; encoded by the coding sequence ATGCCATTCCAGCTAAGCCGTCGTCTCGTGGTAGCTTCAGTGCGACAAATGCGCGTCAGAATTCCGTGCAGCcgatgttattgtttgtaCGAGAGCTGCCGGAGCTACCGACAGACGCCGTCTCTCTTTCCTCCACGTAAACTTTCCCAGGCAAAACAGAAGCCGTTGTTCCCTGGCATGTATCGCACGGTGAGACTGTTTGATGGTGAGCACACATACCATTACGGCCGGCACACCTACACTATCATGCGGGAGAGCCTCACATTTGCCATCATACCACTTGGTTGCGTAGCTGCTTATGCCGCCACTTACTTTGATCCCTTTGCGGCGGTTCCACTAGAACTTCAAGGGGCTTATCTCGTATTTCTTCTTATTGGTTCACGGTTGTACGCCCGCGGTCGCAGTTGTCGGACCGTAAAGGATCTTACGGGTCGCCATGCGGTTGTTACGGGCGGCACCAGCGGCATTGGGAAGGAAACGGCGGCCCGACTTGCTGCAGCGGGCGCCGATGTAACTGTTTTAGCCCGTAGCAGCTCCCATGCTGAGGCAGCGATAACCTACATAAGGCGTTCCGCTCATTGTGAAGGACAAGTGGTGCAATTTACCCCACTTGACCTCTCAGACTTTCTTGCAGTGCGCGATTACTGTAGGAGACTTCGTCATACCAACACGCGACTAGATATTTTGGTCAACTGCGCTGGGGTTATGCACCAACGGCAAGTGATGTCACGCTGCGGTGACGATGAACAGCTGGCTGTGAACCTGCTTGGGCCGTACCTATTGACAGAAGGACTCCTTCCACTTATCGCAGAGAGCGGTGGCCGGATTGTAAACGTTTCGTGCTCTGCCCATGTAGCAGTGAGAGGAAATATTGTGCAAACGTACCTTTCGGGTCGGGGGGTGTGGTCTCCACGAGTGCGTGGGAAGTTCGATGGACTTGAACAGTATGGGCTCACAAAACTTGGCTGCATTTACCACGCACAAGAACTCGCTAGTCGTTCCTACCACTCCACAACGAAAGGAAATGCATCATTTTGTCCAACCGATACGTCCCACCCCTCACTGGGCTCAAGTGCCATCAACAAAGGTAGTAACTTAAACCTTTATCATTACAAACATAACAGCGGCAACCGAGCGAGTAATAACAACGACAGCGGAGACGCGGGAGGTGATGATGAAGCTGGCGCGCCAAATTACACAACCTGTGTAGCCGTCCCAGGTGGTGTAGTGACTGGTATATACCGTTATGTGCCTCTTGCTGCCACATTTCGTTGGTTCCGTTGGATATACCTCCTCTTCATGCGTAGTGCCCGTGAAGGGAGTCAGACAGTAGTGGATTGCTGTCTAAGGGATGATATTGTGAATGGTGGGTACTATCAGAACTGTCGCTACGCACCCAGTGGACTTTCCGCCGCAGCCTGCAACATAGAAGAGCGGAAGAATGTTCTCACGTGGGTGAGACGTAAAATGCAACCATATATGCAATGGGATAGATAA